A segment of the Bacillus sp. es.034 genome:
AACTCGACATGATTCAGGAGGCAAAGGACTTGGGAGCGCTTACCCATTTTGCGAAGCCGTTTGATATTGATGATATCCGACAGGCCGTCAGACAGTATATTCCAGTATAAGGAAGTTATTTGAATAGTAAAAATAGTAGTATTTTTAACATTTCGCCTCTGCAGTTGGTAAAATCAATTCTGTTTTGGTATGATACAAGTGAATTTGTTAACTATGTCACAAGGTGTTATACATAACACCGCCATTTATACCAAAATGGTCGACTGACTGAATACAAGGAGGAAATAACTATGCCTTTAGTTTCAATGAAAGACATGCTTATTCAAGCAAAAGAAAAAAGCTACGCGGTAGGTCAATTCAACCTGAATAACCTTGAGTTCACTCAAGCGATCCTGCAAGCGGCTGAAGAAGAAAAATCACCTGTCATCCTTGGTGTATCTGAAGGTGCTGCCCGTTACATGAGCGGCTTCAAAACAGTTGTAAAAATGGTTGAAGGTCTTATGGAAGACCTGAACATCACCGTTCCTGTTGCAATCCACTTAGATCACGGTTCAAGCTTTGACAAATGTAAAGAAGCGATCGATGCAGGATTCACTTCTGTTATGATCGATGCTTCTCACGGTCCTTTCGAGGAGAACATTGAAACGACTTCTAAAGTGGTTGAATATGCTCACTCTAAAGGTGTTTCTGTTGAAGCCGAGCTTGGAACAGTCGGTGGACAGGAAGATGACGTAGTGGCAGACGGCGTTATCTATGCAGATCCTAAAGAGTGCCAAGAGATGGTTGAACGTACGGGTATCGATACTCTTGCACCTGCTCTTGGTTCCGTTCACGGTCCTTACAAAGGTGAACCAAACCTAGGATTCAAAGAAATGGAAGAAATCGGTGCGGCGACTGGAGTACCTCTAGTCCTTCACGGTGGTACTGGAATCCCTACAAAAGATATCCAAAAAGCGATTTCTTACGGAACAGCTAAAATCAACGTGAACACTGAAAATCAAATTGCTTCTGCTAAAGCGGTACGTGAAGTACTTGCAGCAGATACAGAAGTATACGATCCACGTAAATACATGGGACCTGCACGCGAAGCGATCAAAGCGACAGTCGCTGGTAAAATGCGCGAATTCGGTTCTTCTAACCAGGCGTAATAGTCAGGTAATGTTTGGAAAGTCCCTGGGGGTAGATTAGGGGCTTTCCTTAAGTGGTAGAAAAAGAATGAAGTTGTAGGATGGGACTGGCACCGGGAGAGGTTTGATACCTTTTGGGTCAGTCCCTTCCGTTCATTAAAAGATGATTGAAAATTTTGTCGAAAATGGGGTAGAGAAAATGAAATTTTTCATAGACACAGCAAACATGAGTGAAATCAAGGAAGCATTTGACTGGGGTATTATTTCAGGAGTGACGACGAATCCGTCCCTTGTAGCAAAAGAGAAGGGCGTTACATTTGAGGACAGACTAAAAGAAATCACGGATCTTGTCCCCGGTTCTGTAAGCGCTGAAGTCATCGCATTGGATGCTGAAGGGATGATTAAAGAGGGAAGGGAGCTTGCGAAGATCGCTCCGAATATTACGGTGAAGCTTCCTATGACACCTGATGGTCTGACGGCAGCATCTACTTTTGCTAAAGAAGGGATCAAGACAAATGTCACGCTGATTTTCAGTGCGAATCAGGCGCTTTTAGCGGCTCGTGCTGGAGCGACGTATGTTTCGCCTTTTTTAGGAAGGTTGGATGATATCGGTCATGACGGCCTGGAGCTGGTTTCCCAGATTGCCGAGATCTTTGCGATTCACGGTCTGGAAACGGAAATCATCGCGGCTTCCACCCGCCATCCGCAGCATATTACGGAAGCGGCGCTCCGAGGAGCACATATCGCAACCGTTCCTCTTAAAGTATTGAAACAATTATTCAAGCATCCCCTGACGGATAAAGGAATCGATGCCTTCTTGAATGACTGGAATAATCGCTGATTTTAGGTCAATCGGTCTAAAGGAAAAAAATCCGATTATCCTATACATGTTTTGACGAATTATGTATACACTAGTAGACAATACTTCTTAGAACGTCTTCTATTGGAAAAATAATCCTTTTTGTTTTAGGTATAGGGTAGCATGCCCTAAATCGATGAACAGTGGAAGGGAGTTTAATATGGAAAAGCTAAAAATTGCAGGAGGTTACCCCCTGGAAGGTACCATTAAAGTCAGCGGGGCCAAAAATAGTGCGGTAGCCTTGATCCCGGCAACCATTCTTGCTGATTCTCCGGTCACAATCGAAGGGTTACCAGATATCTCTGATGTAAGAACGCTGAAAGATCTCTTAGAAGAGATCGGTGGTTCCGTCACATTGGAAGATGGGGATATGAGTGTAGATCCAAGTCAAATGGTGTCCATGCCTTTACCAAGCGGGAAGGTGAAAAAGCTTCGTGCATCCTATTATCTAATGGGTGCGATGCTCGGACGTTTCAAAAAAGCGGTCATCGGATTACCGGGTGGATGTCATCTTGGTCCACGTCCGATCGATCAACATATTAAGGGGTTCGAGGCACTTGGAGCAGAAGTTACCAACGAACAGGGTGCCATTTATCTTCGTGCCGATGAACTAAAGGGTGCCCGTATCTACCTTGATGTCGTGAGTGTCGGCGCAACGATCAACATCATGCTTGCAGCGGTTCGCGCCAAAGGCAGAACGATCATTGAAAATGCGGCAAAAGAACCTGAGATCATTGACGTTGCCACATTACTGAGCAATATGGGTGCGAAGATCAAAGGGGCAGGAACAGACGTGATCCGTATCGATGGAGTGGACGAGCTTCACGGATGCCGTCACACCATCATTCCTGACCGTATCGAAGCGGGAACATTCATGATCCTTGCCGCTGCAGTCGGTAAAGGGGTACTCGTCGACAATGTCATCCCGTTACATATGGAATCGGTCATCGCCAAACTTCGTGAAATGGGAGTGCCTATCGAAACGAACGACGATCAGATCTTCATCGGCAGGGCGGACAAGCTCAAATCCGTCGATGTGAAAACACTCGTTTACCCAGGATTCCCAACGGATCTTCAGCAGCCATTCACCACTCTCTTGAATCGTGCAGAAGGCTCTGCCGTTGTAACGGACACGATCTACTCAGCCCGCTTCAAGCATATTGATGAGCTGAGAAGAATGAATGCCACAATCAAAGTCGAAGGACGTTCAGCCATTGTCAACGGTCCAGTCCAACTGCAGGGAGCCAAAGTGAAGGCAAGCGACCTCCGGGCAGGAGCCGCCCTCGTCATCGCAGGCTTAATGGCAGAAGGCATCACCGAAGTCACCGGCCTCGAACACATCGACCGCGGCTACAGCGACCTTGTTGCCAAACTCGAAGGCCTCGGTGCCACCATCTGGCGTGAAAAAATGTCTGCCGAGGAATTGGAGCAGATGAAGTCGTAGATTCGCAACACTTTTTGCTTATTTGAACCATTATGTCCTACTTTTTTCGAAAAACTGTCTCTCCAACTCCCTTAATGTGTTACAATAAATCTGTTAATATGTTATACAATTAAAGATTATTGTAAAACAAAAGGGATTACGGGAGGCTATATACATGGAAAGAAGTTTATCAATGGAGCTAGTTCGAGTAACAGAAGGGGCTGCCCTTGCATCGGCCAGGTGGATGGGTCGCGGAAAGAAGGATGAAGCGGATGACGCTGCAACTTCTGCCATGCGCGATGTATTCGATACCGTGCCGATGAAAGGAACGGTCGTCATCGGTGAAGGGGAAATGGATGAAGCTCCGATGCTTTATATTGGTGAAAAATTAGGGACAGGCTACGGTCCGCGCGTCGATGTAGCCGTCGATCCGTTGGAAGGAACGAATATCGTTGCTTCCGGAGGCTGGAATGCACTGGCGGTACTCGCGGTGGCAGACCATGGAAACCTACTGAATGCACCGGATATGTATATGGATAAAATCGCAGTCGGACCGGAAGCGGTCGGGAAAATCGACATTAACGCTTCTGTCATCGATAACCTGAAAGCCGTTGCGAAAGCAAAGAATAAGGATATTGAAGACGTGGTGGCGACAGTCTTGAATCGCCCGCGTCATGAACATATCATCCAGCAGTTGAGAGAAGCGGGAGCCCGCATCAAGCTGATCAATGATGGAGACGTGGCAGGCGCCATGAACACGGCATTCGATCATACGGGAGTTGATATCCTGTTCGGATCCGGCGGTGCTCCAGAGGGAGTTCTGGCGGCCGTTGCGTTGAAATGTCTTGGAGGAGAAATCCAAGGGAAGCTTCTTCCGCAAAACGATGCGGAACTTCAGCGCTGTATCAGCATGGGGCTGGATGTGGACAAGATTCTTCGAATGGAAGACCTCGTATGCGGTGATGATGCCATCTTTGCAGCAACAGGTGTAACAGACGGAGAACTGTTGAGAGGTGTTCAGCTCAAAGGGACACACGGTCTGACTCATTCTGTCGTTATGCGTGCAAAGTCCGGTACCGTCCGATTCATCGACGGACGCCACAGTCTTCAGAAAAAACCGAACCTGGTCATGAGATAATAGAAACAAGCAATACAGAGAGAGAAACCAACTCCTCTTATATAAGAGTAACGGATGGGCAGGACACCTGCCCGTCCACGCTCTTATCACTCACTTTTTTTCTTCATAGCTGAAAAAATGCTGCCTATCTACCAAATCTACCTTCCTTTTTCTACCCAGTCATTGATTCTTAATGAAAAGTATGGTTACAATAGATAAGGTTTTTATCTTCAGCGTTTTTTCTTTATATATGCTTCAACTATTTCTTCATTTTTAGAAAATCTACCCTTCTTTTTTTATTTTTAGGTAGGACAAATTAATAAAGCGTGGTGTCATAATGGAAGAGTTAACAATCTCTAGCTTAGAAAATATGAAGCTGAAAGAGCTTTACGAGCTAGCCAAACAATACAAAGTTTCTTATTATAGTAAATTAACAAAAAAAGAACTGATATTTGCCATCCTTAAAGTTCGTGCAGAACAAGAAGGCTTCTTTTTCATGGAAGGTGTCCTGGAGATCATCCAATCAGAAGGCTTCGGTTTCTTACGTCCGATCAACTATTCTCCAAGCTCTGAGGATATTTATATTTCTGCGTCTCAGATCCGTCGTTTCGATCTGCGTAACGGGGATAAAGTATCAGGGAAAGTACGTCCACCGAAAGAAAACGAGCGTTATTTCGGACTGCTTCATGTTGAAATGGTGAACGGGGAAGAGCCTGATTCTGCAAAAGAGCGTGTGCATTTCCCAGGATTGACGCCTTTATACCCTGACCGTCAAATGAAGCTTGAAACAGAACCAAATAAAATTTCCACACGTATCATGGATCTTATTGCACCAGTCGGATTTGGACAACGTGGATTAGTCGTGGCACCGCCTAAAGCCGGTAAGACGATGCTGATCAAAGAAATCGCCAATTCGATCACAACGAACCATCCTGAAGCGGAACTCATCATCCTTCTCATCGACGAGCGTCCAGAGGAAGTAACGGACATCGAGCGTTCGGTAGAAGCAGAAGTCGTCAGTTCGACATTTGATGAAGTGCCGGAAAACCACATCAAAGTGGCCGAGCTCGTGCTTGAGCGCGCCATGCGTCTGGTTGAGCACAAGCGTGACGTCATCATCCTGATGGATAGTATCACTCGTCTTGCACGTGCGTACAACCTCGTCATCCCGCCAAGTGGACGGACTCTTTCCGGTGGTATCGACCCTGCTGCGTTCCACCGTCCGAAACGATTCTTCGGGGCAGCCCGTAACATTGAAGAGGGCGGAAGCTTGACGGTTCTGGCAACGGCCCTTGTCGACACAGGGTCCCGTATGGATGACGTCATTTATGAAGAATTCAAAGGAACAGGTAACCTTGAACTTCACCTGGATCGTTCCCTTGCAGAACGACGCATCTTCCCGGCCATCGACATCCGTCGTTCCGGAACGCGTCGTGAGGAACTTCTCATCAAACCGGATCATCTTGAAAAATTATGGGCGATCAGAAAAGCTATGTCCGATCAGCCTGATTTCGCCGAGAAGCTTATGCGCAAGCTGAAGCAATCGAAGACGAATGAAGAGTTTTTCAATGTGTTGACAGAAGAGTCCAAGAAGCGTTAATCTAATAGTCAAATGATTTTTCAAGGAAAAGGAAGACTGGAATTTCCAGTTTTGCAGGTTGCAAAAATACCTTGTCCTTGTTATAATGATATCAATGTGTTTTTAAAAACTGGATGTGGTAAGGGGCTGGCTATTACTCTCATGCTTATGCTCATATCACATATATCTTCGTAATAAATTACTCTGTCTCAGATGATTCAGGGCGGAAGGAGATGAAAGAAATGAAATCAGGAATTCATCCTAAGTACAACACGATCAAAGTTAGCTGTGCTTGCGGTAACGAATTTGAAACTGGTTCTGTAGCGGAAGAAATGCGCGTTGAGGTATGTTCTGAATGCCATCCATTCTACACAGGACGTCAGAAATTCGCTGACGCTGGTGGACGTGTTGACCGTTTCAACAAAAAATACGGTCTTAAAAATCAACAACAATAATGAAGAGCCAGAAGGCTGCACCGAACGCCTTTGTGCGTAGGTGCCAGTCCTTCTCTTCTATTAGAAAAACAGGCAAGGATCTTCATGCTTGCCTGTTTTTTATTACGTTTAAAGCAAATGGTTGAAGAAATAGAGGCAGTTTCAATTGAGCTGTGCCTCTTTTTTTCTGCCAAATTACAGGATTTTGAGCATGATTCCCGTACATAAAGGAATGCTTTAACTAATATATAGTCCGTTTTCACTAACAGCCAGGCTGTTTTTTATAGATCAATGTGTAAGGAAGGAGAGGCGCTTTCGTGTATGTCATGAAACAAACGGGTTGGGTAGAAGTCATTTGCGGCAGCATGTTCTCAGGGAAATCTGAAGAACTGATCCGCCGGGTACGACGCACTCAATTTGCCAAACAAGAAATTGCTGTGTATAAGCCAAAACTAGATAATCGCTACAGTGATGAATCGGTTGTATCTCATAATGGTACCTCTGTCATCGCCAAAGCAGTCGAGGAGTCAAGCGTGATCCTTGATGACCTGAATCCAGAGGTGGATGTCGTAGCCATCGATGAGGTTCAGTTTTTTGACGAAGGCATCGTCGACGTCGTACAAAAGTTAGCGAACAGCGGATACCGTGTCATCCTCGCAGGACTTGACCAGGATTTCCGCGGAGAACCATTCGGCCCGATGCCGGATTTGATGTCCATCGCTGAGCAGGTGACAAAGCTCCAAGCCGTTTGCGCCGTATGCGGCTCTCCGGCAAGTCGGACGCAGCGCCTGATCAATGGTGAACCGGCTTGTTACGATGATCCCATCATCCTCGTCGGCGCATCCGAAGCCTACGAGCCAAGATGCCGTCATCATCATGAAGTACCGACCGGGATGAGCGTCACTCCGGATATGGTGAAGGAAGTATAAATAGTGAGTAAAAACAAAGTCATATGGTTGTGGCTTTGTTTTTTTGTGCATGCATAACCACCCTCCTCCAGGAAAACCTAAAA
Coding sequences within it:
- the fdaB gene encoding class IIb fructose-bisphosphate aldolase FdaB, which translates into the protein MPLVSMKDMLIQAKEKSYAVGQFNLNNLEFTQAILQAAEEEKSPVILGVSEGAARYMSGFKTVVKMVEGLMEDLNITVPVAIHLDHGSSFDKCKEAIDAGFTSVMIDASHGPFEENIETTSKVVEYAHSKGVSVEAELGTVGGQEDDVVADGVIYADPKECQEMVERTGIDTLAPALGSVHGPYKGEPNLGFKEMEEIGAATGVPLVLHGGTGIPTKDIQKAISYGTAKINVNTENQIASAKAVREVLAADTEVYDPRKYMGPAREAIKATVAGKMREFGSSNQA
- the fsa gene encoding fructose-6-phosphate aldolase, giving the protein MKFFIDTANMSEIKEAFDWGIISGVTTNPSLVAKEKGVTFEDRLKEITDLVPGSVSAEVIALDAEGMIKEGRELAKIAPNITVKLPMTPDGLTAASTFAKEGIKTNVTLIFSANQALLAARAGATYVSPFLGRLDDIGHDGLELVSQIAEIFAIHGLETEIIAASTRHPQHITEAALRGAHIATVPLKVLKQLFKHPLTDKGIDAFLNDWNNR
- a CDS encoding UDP-N-acetylglucosamine 1-carboxyvinyltransferase, with amino-acid sequence MEKLKIAGGYPLEGTIKVSGAKNSAVALIPATILADSPVTIEGLPDISDVRTLKDLLEEIGGSVTLEDGDMSVDPSQMVSMPLPSGKVKKLRASYYLMGAMLGRFKKAVIGLPGGCHLGPRPIDQHIKGFEALGAEVTNEQGAIYLRADELKGARIYLDVVSVGATINIMLAAVRAKGRTIIENAAKEPEIIDVATLLSNMGAKIKGAGTDVIRIDGVDELHGCRHTIIPDRIEAGTFMILAAAVGKGVLVDNVIPLHMESVIAKLREMGVPIETNDDQIFIGRADKLKSVDVKTLVYPGFPTDLQQPFTTLLNRAEGSAVVTDTIYSARFKHIDELRRMNATIKVEGRSAIVNGPVQLQGAKVKASDLRAGAALVIAGLMAEGITEVTGLEHIDRGYSDLVAKLEGLGATIWREKMSAEELEQMKS
- the glpX gene encoding class II fructose-bisphosphatase, which codes for MERSLSMELVRVTEGAALASARWMGRGKKDEADDAATSAMRDVFDTVPMKGTVVIGEGEMDEAPMLYIGEKLGTGYGPRVDVAVDPLEGTNIVASGGWNALAVLAVADHGNLLNAPDMYMDKIAVGPEAVGKIDINASVIDNLKAVAKAKNKDIEDVVATVLNRPRHEHIIQQLREAGARIKLINDGDVAGAMNTAFDHTGVDILFGSGGAPEGVLAAVALKCLGGEIQGKLLPQNDAELQRCISMGLDVDKILRMEDLVCGDDAIFAATGVTDGELLRGVQLKGTHGLTHSVVMRAKSGTVRFIDGRHSLQKKPNLVMR
- the rho gene encoding transcription termination factor Rho, which encodes MEELTISSLENMKLKELYELAKQYKVSYYSKLTKKELIFAILKVRAEQEGFFFMEGVLEIIQSEGFGFLRPINYSPSSEDIYISASQIRRFDLRNGDKVSGKVRPPKENERYFGLLHVEMVNGEEPDSAKERVHFPGLTPLYPDRQMKLETEPNKISTRIMDLIAPVGFGQRGLVVAPPKAGKTMLIKEIANSITTNHPEAELIILLIDERPEEVTDIERSVEAEVVSSTFDEVPENHIKVAELVLERAMRLVEHKRDVIILMDSITRLARAYNLVIPPSGRTLSGGIDPAAFHRPKRFFGAARNIEEGGSLTVLATALVDTGSRMDDVIYEEFKGTGNLELHLDRSLAERRIFPAIDIRRSGTRREELLIKPDHLEKLWAIRKAMSDQPDFAEKLMRKLKQSKTNEEFFNVLTEESKKR
- the rpmE gene encoding 50S ribosomal protein L31; protein product: MKSGIHPKYNTIKVSCACGNEFETGSVAEEMRVEVCSECHPFYTGRQKFADAGGRVDRFNKKYGLKNQQQ
- a CDS encoding thymidine kinase, whose translation is MYVMKQTGWVEVICGSMFSGKSEELIRRVRRTQFAKQEIAVYKPKLDNRYSDESVVSHNGTSVIAKAVEESSVILDDLNPEVDVVAIDEVQFFDEGIVDVVQKLANSGYRVILAGLDQDFRGEPFGPMPDLMSIAEQVTKLQAVCAVCGSPASRTQRLINGEPACYDDPIILVGASEAYEPRCRHHHEVPTGMSVTPDMVKEV